The following nucleotide sequence is from Drosophila takahashii strain IR98-3 E-12201 chromosome 3L, DtakHiC1v2, whole genome shotgun sequence.
aaaaataaaactttattttattgttaaagactgaaaaatgtaaacagtGTTTTTAATTCGACTGGGTAAACGGTTCTGTGCAATTGTTGGAGATCAGCAACATTACCTTTGAacatctttttaattaattgggTTATTTGCGGTTGCAATATGTTCAAAAATATACTTGGTGTATTTAAGCTTCCACTAAATGCCCTCTTTATAGATTTGCTTACACAAGGAATATTTAGATATAAGGAATCCTCGGTGTTGAAATGGTTAATTCAGAAATAGACTTCTGATTATATGATATGCACTGTTTATTGTGAGTTCTTGCTGCATTTAAGAGACAGTGACGAAACTTCaaatcctttaaatttaaaataataaccaaTGATGAAGGAAGTCCCAGCAAAATATGAAACCACCTGAACTAGAACAGTGAGCTTTCCAATACTACGAAAATATACGTTGACTGAAGATCCGGCGCACATCGGAGTGTTGGGCTCGGCGCCTGCAGATCGGACATCGGTGTGACCTCCGGATGGCAGTTCTTACACAGGTTCTCCCGAAGAGGTGTCCGCATCGCAGGGAAACCACGCTATGTCTGCCCTGGGTGGTCCAAGGAGAGAGGCATATGGGGCAGTTACTGTCCTCCGACATGGCGTTCATCCTCTGGTTAATTCCGTTTAAGCCGTCGCGGACTTGAACGATTCCCTGCCTTATGGCCATTGCGCTCTGCTGCTCCACAGAAGTGTGATAGAACAACCGCTGGCGCAACAGGTCCAGGATGCGGAGACGCTCGGTATTGAGCCATTTCATCTGCCATCTGAACCCCTCCAGTCTGCGGACCCGCTCCTCCACGTGGACATTGCAGTCCTGCAACTGCTCCGTATTCAGTAAAAGGTTCTCGAAGGTTTGCAGCATGCCCAGCGTTTCCACCAGAGACCTCATTTCGCCCAGGGGATCCGTGCTGTTTGTCGTCATTGTGTATTGTTATGACAGAGAACTTTGGATAACTTGATCattctgttatttttttgggacttAAAACTGTTATCActtacagaaaatatttatttttggggtgCCATGAATTTTTagactaagggccggtttctcgaatccatgtcaaagtccctgatagctatctgttccaAAAactaaagaccagataaactgttcgtaaaagcaaatccgctttctcgactgctttaatttatctgaacgagaaacaattacagagtgctgttaacgcacttcgattatttcatcagccgTTTGGGtgtaattcaaaggaaaagttagcagtgatttcgtttcttcatcttagttggctttgggaaatcagctgtcgctctatcgagccgaaaacgcttaacaggggctccgagtccctgtcaaagttagctttcacattgatgctcgagaaagccaaaatgccttagcagggactttatctgttcgagaaatgttagccggcactcgagaaatcCTTTATGTGAAAATAAAGACAGTGTTATTATACCCCGAGCAGCCATAGTAAAGAAATTGTTTATTTCCCCAAGAATCTTTATCCAAGTTAcgtaataatttttcaaaataaagttAACTACTATAAACCCGCCTTCTAAGGGCTCTCTGAAAATCCCAATTCTTCTCACCTCCATTTTGTGTGGCCCAAACTTTTCCCATTAGAAGCAACTACACATGTAAGCGCGCAGACAAACTATGGCCACAAAAGCAGCTCGAAATTCAATCATAACTTGCCAACACCCGCTGGCCAAGTGCCGCACCCATTTCGTCCCTCCCACCTCCAAGCACTTGAAACACATGGCCGTAAGCCTTGAAATTTACGAGGGGCAACGAAAAATCCACGCCCATATAATTTTGATTACACTTGTTTTCTAAATACTCTCCCAGGGAAACCGCAAAAAAGCATGAAAAGCAtcggaaaaaggaaaacacgCAGGCGAAAACAAAAGCGTTCGAAACACATGTGAGCGGTGAAAAGGCCGAAATAAAATCTAGACTAAAGACTGTAATTTTTGGGGAGGATGCTGCTTGTGCACagaacaaaaatattgaaagatttaaaaaatagatgAATAATCTTTAAATTATCTTCTCTTAAAATACTATGGAGGAACTAttaagtgaaatatttatgtacaattgtttttaaaaattaatgtttttctttGGACGATATTTGTTgaaatagtttttccaaaatttgttTCGTGTGAGCTTCAGTCAGTCGCTAAGCTCCTTGGCAACAAATTGCAGTTAAAAATTGGGGAAGTTTGGGGGAGGGGGAAATCACTCTGGTCGCCCACGCAAAGGGACGTGTATTAAAGGATATGAAGGATATGGCAATGTTGTAGAAAACACGTGTGCGATTTAACAACTACAACAGCCACACAAAAAACTTTTCAGCATCACGGCgaaaaaacagaaactgaaactgcaCACGAAAATGGAATCCAATGTTCGGTGGTGAGTTTTG
It contains:
- the LOC108055566 gene encoding uncharacterized protein, which gives rise to MTTNSTDPLGEMRSLVETLGMLQTFENLLLNTEQLQDCNVHVEERVRRLEGFRWQMKWLNTERLRILDLLRQRLFYHTSVEQQSAMAIRQGIVQVRDGLNGINQRMNAMSEDSNCPICLSPWTTQGRHSVVSLRCGHLFGRTCVRTAIRRSHRCPICRRRAQHSDVRRIFSQRIFS